The proteins below are encoded in one region of Peribacillus muralis:
- a CDS encoding DUF6449 domain-containing protein translates to MPSRITWLNRELIIYTFRSTGWIGFLYLIGLIFALPLEILTRILNEKNEYVEFENLFSSQQMIQFVLVIVIPVLLAISLFRFLQIKQASDFIHSLPITRGTVYFHMIGMGFLFLALPIILTGSILLLFQSAIDIESLYTLTDIWSWMGITFLLEVVIFTVAVFIGMITGLSALQGLLTYIVLALPVGLFVLLAANMKFLIVGFSADYYLRTNLKGISPLLAATEMEKITFFSFQTLTYAVFTVLFSFLSLVIYQKRKLEHVSQAFVFPRIKPLFKFGLTLSMLLFSGFYFSETTGKIGWIFFGYVIGSLFGYYLGEIVLQKTWRIKFNPKGYLAFMMIIIVLGLIMKMDPIQFKTKIPDEREISQIYIGNSPLFIEEEIPYTGPTFLKQKENIEAVTLMHQQIIEKGKMVSVGEWSDAQSVFIMYQLKNGKRLAREYHLQNYDSYLPLLAKIYESEEYKKTVNDLLNVTTEDVSKIRIKASGQVDKSVTIKDAQQLREAVQALSEDLDNQSFAQMKNSIGDYATVDIYLKDKKIIYMNWDSSLTQFSKWMEQTEQTRKARLLAEDISYILIARTDSQIYHSISAEELARQIEKKPNCLKINTLSDIDTLIDNAQIDWDGEYLAAFYYKDSREVDIKSFSGDHVPDFILEHFNE, encoded by the coding sequence AGCACCGGATGGATCGGCTTTCTCTATTTGATCGGCCTCATATTTGCACTTCCGTTAGAAATATTGACGCGTATTTTGAATGAAAAAAATGAATATGTGGAATTTGAAAACCTGTTTTCCAGTCAGCAAATGATTCAATTTGTCTTAGTCATCGTTATTCCAGTCTTACTTGCAATCTCTCTCTTTCGTTTTTTACAGATTAAACAAGCCTCGGATTTTATTCATAGTTTACCCATTACTAGAGGAACCGTTTATTTTCATATGATCGGAATGGGATTTTTATTCCTAGCCTTGCCAATTATATTGACTGGTTCAATTTTACTGTTATTTCAATCGGCAATTGATATCGAAAGCCTTTATACGCTGACGGATATATGGTCCTGGATGGGAATTACATTCCTTTTGGAAGTGGTTATCTTTACTGTTGCCGTTTTTATAGGAATGATAACGGGATTATCGGCCTTGCAAGGCCTGCTGACTTATATAGTTCTTGCATTGCCTGTGGGCTTATTTGTGTTGTTGGCGGCGAATATGAAGTTTTTAATCGTAGGATTTTCTGCAGATTACTATTTAAGGACCAACCTGAAGGGGATTTCTCCCTTATTGGCTGCAACCGAGATGGAGAAAATCACATTTTTCTCCTTTCAAACATTAACGTATGCTGTATTTACCGTGCTTTTTTCGTTTTTGTCGCTAGTAATCTATCAGAAGAGAAAGCTGGAGCATGTATCGCAAGCCTTTGTTTTTCCGAGGATTAAGCCATTATTTAAATTTGGGCTGACGTTATCCATGCTGCTGTTTTCAGGATTTTATTTTAGCGAAACGACCGGGAAAATTGGCTGGATTTTCTTCGGGTATGTAATCGGCTCTTTATTCGGATATTATTTAGGTGAAATCGTCCTGCAAAAAACATGGAGAATCAAGTTCAATCCGAAAGGCTATTTAGCATTTATGATGATAATCATTGTGCTTGGGCTCATAATGAAAATGGATCCAATTCAGTTTAAGACCAAAATTCCGGATGAAAGGGAGATCAGCCAAATCTATATTGGCAATTCCCCTTTGTTCATCGAAGAAGAAATCCCGTATACGGGCCCCACTTTTCTTAAACAGAAGGAAAATATAGAAGCGGTCACGTTAATGCACCAGCAGATTATCGAAAAGGGTAAAATGGTTTCCGTCGGTGAATGGAGCGATGCCCAATCCGTATTCATCATGTATCAACTTAAAAATGGAAAACGGTTAGCGAGAGAATACCATTTACAAAACTATGACTCGTACCTTCCGCTATTGGCGAAAATTTACGAGTCTGAGGAATATAAAAAAACGGTGAATGATTTGTTGAATGTGACAACTGAAGATGTTTCTAAAATAAGGATAAAAGCGAGCGGTCAAGTGGATAAATCCGTTACGATCAAGGATGCGCAACAGCTCCGAGAAGCGGTGCAGGCACTGTCAGAGGACCTGGATAATCAATCTTTCGCCCAAATGAAGAATTCTATCGGTGATTATGCCACGGTTGATATTTACTTAAAGGATAAAAAAATCATATATATGAATTGGGATTCTTCTTTGACACAGTTCTCCAAATGGATGGAACAAACCGAACAAACAAGGAAAGCACGGTTGCTGGCTGAGGATATATCTTATATTCTGATTGCCAGAACAGATTCGCAAATTTATCATTCAATATCGGCAGAGGAGCTTGCACGCCAAATCGAAAAAAAACCAAATTGCCTGAAAATTAACACCCTTTCAGACATTGATACGCTCATCGATAATGCCCAAATTGATTGGGATGGAGAGTATTTAGCTGCTTTTTATTATAAAGATAGCAGAGAGGTGGATATCAAGAGTTTTTCCGGCGATCATGTTCCCGATTTCATTTTGGAACACTTTAATGAATGA
- a CDS encoding cold-shock protein gives MTVTGKVKWFNSDKGFGFIEVPNEDDVFVHFSAIQGDGFKTLDEGQEVEFEIEEGNRGPQAINVVKL, from the coding sequence ATGACAGTAACTGGCAAGGTAAAATGGTTTAACAGTGACAAAGGATTTGGCTTCATTGAAGTTCCGAACGAAGATGATGTATTCGTCCATTTTTCTGCGATTCAGGGAGACGGTTTCAAAACACTAGATGAAGGACAAGAGGTTGAATTTGAGATCGAAGAAGGAAACCGCGGACCTCAAGCAATAAACGTCGTAAAACTATAA
- a CDS encoding peptide chain release factor 3 produces the protein MTTLKDEVQSRRTFAIISHPDAGKTTLTEKLLLFGGAIRDAGTVKARKTGKYATSDWMEIEKQRGISVTSSVMQFDYEDFRVNILDTPGHQDFSEDTYRTLMAVDSAVMIIDSAKGIEDQTVKLFKVCRMRGIPIFTFINKMDRQGKMPLELLAELEEVLGIETYPMNWPIGMGKDFVGIYDRFNNRIEQFKTEGEDRFLPLNDEGELEIDHALKDSQLYEQTLEEIMLLTEAGNQFSEESIANGKLSPVFFGSALTTFGVQTFLDAYLQFAPAPQARMTTSGEMSPVSNDFSGFIFKIQANMNPKHRDRIAFLRICSGKFERGMSVNLSRTGKPINLSSSTQFMADDRNTVNEAVSGDIIGLYDTGNYQIGDTITTSKDMFQFERLPQFTPELFMRVTAKNVMKQKHFHKGINQLVQEGAIQLFKTVRMEEYLLGAVGQLQFEVFEHRMRNEYNVEVLMERMGSKITRWAEDEKLDENLHSSRSILVKDRFEKYAFLFENEFALRWFQDKNPDVELYNPMDLK, from the coding sequence ATGACTACATTAAAAGATGAGGTCCAATCGCGTCGGACCTTCGCAATCATCTCCCACCCGGATGCCGGGAAAACGACCTTGACCGAAAAACTATTGCTGTTTGGCGGCGCGATCCGCGATGCGGGAACAGTTAAAGCGAGAAAAACAGGCAAGTATGCAACAAGTGACTGGATGGAGATTGAAAAACAACGGGGAATTTCCGTTACATCCTCCGTCATGCAGTTTGATTATGAGGATTTCCGTGTGAATATTCTCGATACACCAGGTCACCAAGACTTCAGTGAAGACACCTACCGTACACTGATGGCTGTCGATAGTGCCGTGATGATCATCGATTCGGCAAAAGGAATCGAGGATCAGACGGTTAAATTATTCAAAGTTTGCCGAATGAGAGGAATCCCGATTTTCACGTTCATTAACAAAATGGACCGTCAAGGTAAAATGCCTCTCGAGTTGCTGGCTGAACTGGAAGAGGTATTGGGAATCGAAACATATCCAATGAACTGGCCAATTGGAATGGGAAAAGACTTCGTCGGCATTTACGATAGGTTCAACAATCGGATCGAGCAGTTCAAGACGGAAGGCGAGGATCGTTTCCTTCCATTGAATGATGAAGGTGAACTTGAAATCGATCATGCACTTAAGGATTCCCAGTTGTATGAGCAAACTTTGGAAGAAATCATGCTGTTGACTGAAGCGGGTAACCAATTCTCTGAAGAAAGCATCGCCAATGGAAAACTGAGTCCTGTATTCTTCGGAAGTGCCCTGACTACTTTCGGCGTCCAGACGTTTTTGGATGCTTATCTGCAGTTTGCACCAGCTCCTCAAGCAAGAATGACAACGTCTGGTGAGATGAGTCCTGTCAGCAATGATTTTTCCGGCTTCATTTTCAAAATCCAAGCGAATATGAATCCAAAACACCGTGATCGGATCGCTTTCCTGCGTATCTGTTCGGGTAAATTCGAGCGCGGAATGAGTGTCAACTTGAGCAGGACCGGCAAGCCGATCAACCTTTCTTCTTCAACCCAATTCATGGCTGATGATCGGAATACGGTAAACGAGGCGGTAAGCGGAGATATCATCGGTTTATATGATACAGGGAATTACCAAATCGGTGATACGATCACGACGAGCAAAGACATGTTCCAATTCGAGAGGTTACCACAATTCACTCCGGAGCTATTCATGCGGGTAACGGCTAAGAACGTCATGAAACAAAAACACTTCCATAAAGGAATTAACCAACTTGTACAAGAAGGGGCGATACAGCTCTTCAAGACGGTCCGAATGGAAGAATACCTGCTTGGTGCCGTCGGGCAGCTTCAATTCGAAGTATTCGAGCATCGAATGAGGAACGAGTACAATGTCGAAGTCCTGATGGAGCGGATGGGCAGTAAAATCACACGCTGGGCCGAGGATGAAAAGCTTGATGAAAACCTTCATAGCTCAAGAAGCATTCTTGTTAAAGACCGCTTTGAAAAATACGCATTCTTATTTGAAAATGAGTTTGCCCTTCGTTGGTTCCAAGATAAAAATCCTGACGTGGAATTATATAATCCGATGGATTTGAAATAA
- the nhaC gene encoding Na+/H+ antiporter NhaC, whose product MRLEDAKLKLSLLEAICVLAMLFLIIAIGIIRYELVPHIPIIAAILFLFVYGKIKKLPFSIMEGAIVKGAVSGMGAIYIFFFIGMLISIWMASGTIPTIMYYGFDWISGKYFYAVTFLVCSLIGLCIGSSLTTSATVGVAFIGMAAALDLSLAITAGAIISGAFLGDKMSPLSDSTNLASGTVGVPLFEHINNMLWTTIPGFVISLIIFYFLSPNVKVPRVEEIEAMTKALEMETNISIWSLIPFVIILVMALKKVSAIPTLSAGIVSAAVIAFIQTPSLTVVKLADILYGGFVLKSGVEQLDTILSRGGIESMMFSVSMVLLALAMGGLLFELGVIPSILYAVQDSLTSVAKVISATVFAGIGVNFLVGEQYLSVILPGKAFQQKYDDLGLQPKTLGRVLEDAGTVVNPLVPWGVCGVFLTKVLGVPTMEYAPFAFFCLLCPVLSLIGGFTKIGIHYK is encoded by the coding sequence ATGCGTCTCGAAGATGCCAAGCTAAAACTCTCTTTACTTGAAGCTATTTGTGTTTTAGCGATGCTGTTCTTAATTATTGCAATAGGAATCATCCGTTATGAACTAGTTCCTCATATTCCAATTATTGCAGCCATCCTTTTTTTATTCGTTTATGGAAAAATAAAGAAGCTCCCATTTTCAATCATGGAAGGGGCTATCGTCAAAGGTGCGGTTTCCGGTATGGGAGCCATCTATATATTCTTTTTCATCGGAATGCTCATTTCGATCTGGATGGCAAGTGGGACAATCCCTACCATCATGTACTATGGGTTTGACTGGATTTCCGGAAAGTATTTCTATGCGGTCACATTTCTGGTGTGTTCGCTAATCGGGCTCTGTATCGGGAGTTCACTTACAACATCAGCCACGGTCGGAGTTGCTTTCATTGGTATGGCGGCAGCGCTGGATTTATCGCTGGCGATTACAGCCGGTGCAATCATTTCTGGTGCATTTCTTGGCGATAAGATGTCTCCATTATCCGACTCGACCAACCTTGCTTCGGGAACGGTTGGAGTGCCACTATTTGAACATATTAATAATATGCTGTGGACAACGATTCCAGGTTTTGTCATATCACTGATCATCTTTTATTTCCTTTCACCGAATGTCAAAGTGCCTCGTGTTGAGGAGATTGAGGCCATGACCAAAGCCTTGGAAATGGAAACGAACATTAGCATATGGAGCTTGATTCCGTTTGTCATCATTCTGGTCATGGCATTGAAAAAAGTGTCGGCGATTCCGACTTTGTCAGCTGGAATCGTTTCGGCGGCGGTCATTGCTTTCATACAAACCCCAAGCTTGACGGTTGTAAAACTGGCGGATATCTTATACGGTGGATTTGTGCTGAAGAGTGGGGTGGAACAACTTGACACAATTCTATCTCGGGGCGGAATCGAGAGCATGATGTTCTCCGTTTCCATGGTGTTGTTGGCATTGGCTATGGGTGGACTATTATTTGAATTGGGAGTCATCCCTTCTATTTTATATGCGGTCCAGGATTCATTGACGAGTGTAGCGAAAGTGATTTCAGCCACCGTATTTGCAGGAATCGGTGTGAATTTCCTAGTCGGGGAACAGTATTTGTCAGTAATACTGCCCGGGAAAGCCTTTCAGCAGAAATATGATGATTTAGGATTGCAGCCAAAAACGCTTGGAAGGGTGCTTGAAGATGCGGGAACAGTTGTGAATCCCCTTGTTCCATGGGGAGTCTGCGGGGTATTCCTGACAAAGGTATTGGGCGTGCCTACCATGGAATATGCACCTTTTGCCTTCTTCTGCTTACTTTGCCCTGTGCTTAGCTTGATTGGTGGCTTTACGAAAATAGGTATCCATTATAAATGA
- a CDS encoding FtsW/RodA/SpoVE family cell cycle protein — MKRIIKAYDFPIFIAVVLLCLFGLVMIYSSSMITAVSRYHQPVDFFFEKQKMAFIISFLAMIVTMILPYKMYKNKNFLILMMLGMAGVLLLLFIFGHTAGNATSWFKVGTKSIQPAEFSKLAIIIYLAAIYGKRQDRINSIDKAVIPPIFFLVFICFLIGIQPDYGTAAVIFLISSTMIISSGMSFKSIFKLSLITSIFVVIFVLGIIVTGNFSSIFSENKVSRFTGFADPFGQEGGDGYQLVNSLYAIGSGGLTGVGLGDSVQKYGYLPESHTDFIIAVIAEELGIFGVGFVLLTLGFIVLRGYMLSAKCKDPFGSLLLIGISSMIGIQVGINIGGATGLIPITGITLPFISYGGSSLLLLMLSMGIFQNVVMRMNLLEQKEKVISIPKDEIASAK, encoded by the coding sequence GTGAAAAGAATAATTAAAGCATACGACTTTCCTATCTTCATCGCAGTCGTATTACTCTGTTTGTTTGGTTTGGTGATGATTTACAGTTCGAGCATGATTACTGCTGTTTCTCGATACCACCAGCCTGTGGATTTCTTCTTTGAGAAACAAAAAATGGCCTTTATCATTTCATTCTTAGCAATGATCGTGACGATGATTCTTCCTTATAAGATGTACAAAAACAAAAATTTTTTAATTCTTATGATGTTAGGAATGGCCGGAGTGCTTTTACTTCTGTTTATCTTTGGTCATACAGCCGGAAATGCCACAAGCTGGTTCAAGGTAGGAACAAAATCGATTCAGCCAGCAGAATTTTCCAAGCTTGCGATCATCATTTATCTCGCGGCCATATACGGAAAACGGCAGGATCGGATCAACAGTATTGATAAAGCCGTCATTCCCCCGATTTTCTTTCTCGTATTTATTTGTTTTTTAATCGGGATACAACCTGACTACGGAACGGCTGCGGTCATTTTCTTAATTTCAAGTACTATGATCATTTCGTCGGGTATGTCATTCAAGAGCATCTTCAAACTCTCTTTAATTACCTCGATATTCGTTGTCATATTTGTTCTGGGGATAATCGTGACAGGTAATTTCTCCTCCATATTCTCTGAAAATAAAGTGTCCCGTTTTACAGGGTTTGCAGATCCTTTTGGTCAAGAGGGTGGAGATGGGTATCAGCTAGTGAATTCATTGTACGCGATTGGCTCAGGTGGCCTTACTGGTGTCGGGCTTGGAGACAGTGTCCAAAAATACGGATATCTTCCTGAATCACATACGGATTTCATCATAGCCGTCATTGCGGAAGAGCTTGGAATATTCGGAGTCGGCTTCGTTTTGTTGACGTTAGGTTTTATCGTCCTTCGGGGATATATGCTCTCAGCCAAATGTAAGGATCCTTTTGGCAGCCTATTATTGATCGGGATTTCATCCATGATCGGCATTCAGGTCGGCATCAATATTGGAGGGGCGACTGGACTCATTCCCATTACAGGAATCACGCTCCCATTCATCAGCTATGGCGGTTCATCCTTATTGCTGCTCATGCTTTCTATGGGCATATTTCAAAACGTCGTGATGCGAATGAATTTACTGGAACAGAAAGAAAAGGTCATCTCCATTCCAAAAGATGAGATTGCTTCAGCAAAATAA
- a CDS encoding SDR family oxidoreductase: MEHIYFFTGFPGFISNQLIRELIRQDEAINKIYLLVLPQQRKKSEMEIKKIEDDLDGMKIAFEIVIGDITKKHLDCSLEVYHELQQQVTHLFHLAAIYDLAVPEKLARLVNVVGTEQVNQWAKGATVLKRYTYFSTAYVAGTREGCLYEHELKLPKSFKNHYERTKYEAELLVEQLKKEIPITIIRPGIVKGHSQTGQTIKFDGPYFILNFLDRLSFMPFLPYISSKRDTVVNLVPIDYIIQATAFLALYKEGAGKTYHLTDPSPFTASEIYELFFEELYKKKPKGHIPLPISQAVLSIRHVRAFLGVEKEALDYFTWKGRFDCSLAQEDLTASGIVCPDFKEGVPAMVDFYLKHKHDEEYQIKIR, encoded by the coding sequence ATGGAGCATATTTATTTTTTTACTGGGTTTCCAGGTTTCATCAGTAATCAATTAATCAGGGAGCTAATCCGGCAAGATGAAGCTATAAACAAAATTTATTTGCTCGTTCTACCTCAGCAAAGGAAGAAATCGGAAATGGAGATCAAAAAAATTGAAGATGACTTGGATGGTATGAAAATCGCCTTTGAAATCGTGATAGGAGATATTACGAAGAAGCATCTGGATTGTTCGTTGGAGGTATACCATGAACTGCAGCAACAAGTCACGCACCTGTTTCACCTTGCTGCAATATATGATTTGGCTGTCCCGGAAAAATTGGCAAGGCTTGTAAATGTGGTGGGGACGGAGCAAGTAAACCAATGGGCCAAAGGTGCGACTGTACTCAAGAGGTATACGTATTTCAGCACTGCTTATGTAGCTGGAACGCGGGAAGGGTGTTTATATGAGCATGAATTGAAGCTTCCGAAAAGCTTCAAGAACCATTATGAACGGACGAAATACGAGGCTGAATTATTGGTCGAGCAGCTTAAAAAAGAAATTCCCATCACCATAATCAGGCCTGGTATCGTAAAAGGTCATTCCCAGACGGGGCAAACGATTAAATTCGATGGACCGTATTTTATCCTGAATTTTCTAGATCGCCTAAGCTTCATGCCTTTTTTACCGTACATATCTTCAAAGAGGGATACAGTCGTGAACCTGGTTCCAATTGATTATATTATACAGGCTACGGCATTTCTGGCATTATATAAGGAAGGTGCAGGCAAAACGTATCATCTGACTGATCCTAGCCCTTTTACGGCTAGTGAAATTTATGAGCTATTCTTTGAGGAACTGTATAAGAAAAAGCCAAAAGGGCATATACCTTTGCCAATAAGCCAGGCGGTTTTATCAATTCGTCACGTACGGGCATTTTTAGGGGTGGAAAAAGAGGCCCTTGATTATTTCACTTGGAAAGGGCGCTTTGACTGCTCTTTAGCGCAAGAGGATTTAACGGCTTCGGGAATCGTTTGTCCTGATTTCAAAGAAGGTGTCCCTGCCATGGTCGATTTTTATTTAAAACACAAGCATGATGAAGAGTACCAAATTAAAATAAGGTAG
- a CDS encoding aldehyde dehydrogenase family protein, translated as MEEIQEKWEAFSPATGEKIGDLEPTPLSSIPHLYTKSRQSFQSWSKLSISERLYHFRQLRLLMVKRMDEIAEVISKDTGKVKIEALVADIMPTIDAIKHIEKHANKALSTKKVGTPLLLIGKKSFIEFMPRGTVLVISPWNYPLQLAMVPILNALAAGNTVIAKPSEVTPLVGVCIENLFVEAGFPKDTIQFAHGGKELGAALTEQKPDYIFFTGSVRTGKMIGEVAAKQLIPTTLELGGKDPMIVLRDANLERAVNGALWGAFTNSGQVCMSVERVYVERPVYQEFLALLKEKTRSMRQGTELKDDIGSMTFPAQVDIVAGHLEDALNKGAILESGKEPKEWGTGETHFIPPIILSNVDHSMRIMNEETFGPVLPVVPFDSEEEVVALANGSEYGLNSSVWTIDKEKARRIASQLVTGAVTINDVLVTVANHHLPFGGTKQSGIGRYHGEQGMKIFCHEKAIMEDSGRKNTEIQWYPYEGKYTSFLSLFQNYFSSKPNWFEFGKDYLKLIKISKAKRKD; from the coding sequence ATGGAAGAAATACAAGAAAAGTGGGAAGCGTTTTCCCCGGCAACAGGTGAGAAGATTGGTGATCTCGAACCGACTCCACTGTCGTCAATTCCCCATTTATATACAAAATCAAGACAATCGTTTCAATCATGGTCGAAGCTTTCCATAAGTGAACGACTTTATCATTTTAGACAGCTTCGTCTGCTTATGGTCAAGAGAATGGATGAGATAGCGGAAGTCATTTCAAAAGATACCGGAAAAGTGAAAATTGAAGCACTGGTGGCAGACATCATGCCAACAATCGATGCGATCAAGCATATAGAGAAACATGCGAATAAAGCCCTTTCCACAAAAAAAGTCGGCACACCGCTCCTGTTGATCGGAAAGAAATCTTTTATTGAATTTATGCCTCGCGGAACCGTGCTTGTAATATCACCGTGGAATTATCCGCTGCAATTGGCGATGGTCCCCATTCTTAATGCACTGGCAGCAGGAAATACGGTCATTGCCAAGCCATCGGAGGTAACTCCGCTTGTTGGAGTGTGCATTGAAAATCTGTTTGTTGAAGCTGGTTTCCCTAAGGATACGATCCAGTTTGCCCACGGAGGGAAAGAATTGGGTGCAGCGTTAACGGAGCAAAAACCGGATTATATCTTTTTTACTGGTTCTGTTAGGACTGGGAAAATGATAGGTGAAGTGGCTGCAAAACAATTGATCCCCACAACTCTCGAGCTTGGGGGAAAGGATCCGATGATCGTCCTGCGTGATGCTAACCTGGAGCGGGCGGTGAACGGAGCGCTCTGGGGAGCATTCACGAACAGTGGGCAGGTCTGTATGAGTGTCGAAAGGGTGTATGTGGAACGACCGGTTTATCAGGAATTTCTAGCGCTGCTAAAAGAAAAAACAAGGTCCATGAGGCAAGGGACAGAATTAAAGGATGATATCGGTTCAATGACCTTCCCGGCTCAGGTGGATATTGTTGCTGGACACTTGGAGGATGCCTTGAATAAAGGAGCGATCCTTGAATCAGGAAAGGAGCCTAAAGAGTGGGGCACGGGAGAGACCCATTTCATTCCACCGATCATCCTATCCAATGTCGACCATTCCATGAGGATCATGAATGAAGAAACATTCGGCCCCGTTTTGCCTGTCGTGCCTTTCGACTCCGAGGAAGAAGTGGTCGCCCTGGCAAATGGGAGTGAATATGGCCTTAATTCAAGCGTATGGACGATCGATAAGGAAAAAGCAAGGCGGATTGCCTCACAGTTAGTGACAGGAGCGGTGACGATCAATGATGTTCTCGTAACGGTTGCCAATCATCATTTGCCGTTTGGGGGCACCAAACAAAGTGGAATAGGCCGATATCATGGGGAACAGGGAATGAAGATTTTTTGCCACGAAAAAGCGATCATGGAAGACAGCGGCCGCAAAAATACAGAAATACAATGGTATCCATATGAGGGGAAATACACAAGCTTTTTATCATTATTCCAAAACTATTTTTCTTCTAAACCGAACTGGTTTGAATTCGGTAAAGATTATTTGAAATTGATCAAAATATCCAAAGCGAAACGGAAAGACTGA
- a CDS encoding TerC family protein, translated as MEASLLLEYGWVLLILVGLEGILAADNAVVMAVMVKHLPKEQQRKALFYGLMGAFVFRFASLFLISFLVDVWQIQAIGAIYLLFIAFQNIYKKYAHKGKKEITKPKKQSGFWMTVVKVEAADIAFAIDSMLAAVALAVTLPATGWMKVGGIDGGQFAVMFLGGLIGLIIMRFAANGFVKLLHQRPSLETAAFLIVGWVGVKLAVHTLAHPSLAVIDHHFPESTLWKSIFWVVLIGIAVGAWIISSKKEKNEKKEKQIQEA; from the coding sequence ATGGAAGCATCATTACTATTGGAATATGGCTGGGTCCTTCTCATTTTGGTCGGTTTGGAAGGAATACTCGCTGCGGATAACGCAGTCGTCATGGCTGTCATGGTTAAGCATTTACCGAAAGAACAACAGCGTAAAGCCTTGTTTTATGGTCTGATGGGAGCTTTCGTTTTCCGCTTTGCAAGTTTATTCCTTATTTCCTTTCTGGTCGACGTGTGGCAAATTCAAGCAATTGGTGCGATTTATTTACTTTTCATTGCTTTTCAGAACATTTATAAAAAATACGCTCATAAAGGTAAGAAGGAAATCACAAAGCCTAAAAAGCAATCTGGCTTCTGGATGACCGTTGTAAAAGTTGAAGCGGCTGATATAGCTTTCGCAATCGATTCAATGCTTGCTGCCGTCGCGCTGGCTGTTACACTTCCTGCAACAGGCTGGATGAAAGTCGGCGGTATTGACGGAGGGCAATTCGCTGTTATGTTCCTCGGCGGACTGATTGGATTGATCATTATGCGATTTGCAGCAAATGGATTCGTGAAGTTGCTTCATCAGCGTCCTTCACTGGAAACGGCAGCGTTTTTGATCGTAGGCTGGGTTGGAGTGAAATTGGCGGTACACACACTCGCACATCCTTCACTTGCGGTCATCGACCATCATTTCCCTGAATCAACCCTTTGGAAATCGATTTTCTGGGTGGTATTGATTGGAATAGCGGTAGGTGCGTGGATCATCTCAAGCAAAAAAGAGAAAAATGAGAAAAAAGAAAAACAAATACAAGAAGCATAA
- the sigI gene encoding RNA polymerase sigma factor SigI, with product MLGLLFTAFKKKRSLEETVLKIQQGDISLRNDTIESFKPFIAKTVSSVCRRYIYESDDEFSIGLIAFNEAIDKYSPDKGRSLLAFAETLVKRRVIDYLRSQSKRKEILLDISLNDDNDQSHIYIDNENSIHEYEKQKEAEKRKEEIHQYISHLQDFGLTFEDLIENSPKHADARKGAIMIAKLLMDDDELKEILFAKKRLPVKQLEGKVEVSRKTIERNRKYIIAVAIIINGDFLYLNDYIKGAING from the coding sequence ATGCTTGGATTGTTGTTTACAGCATTCAAAAAAAAGCGTTCTTTAGAAGAAACCGTATTGAAAATTCAACAAGGCGATATAAGCCTTCGCAATGATACGATAGAATCATTCAAACCATTTATAGCGAAAACCGTCTCGTCAGTGTGCAGGCGTTACATATATGAATCAGATGATGAATTCAGTATTGGTCTGATTGCTTTTAACGAAGCGATCGACAAATACTCCCCTGACAAAGGCCGTTCGTTATTGGCATTTGCCGAAACCCTCGTTAAACGAAGGGTTATAGATTATTTAAGAAGCCAGTCAAAGCGGAAGGAAATTCTTCTGGATATATCTCTTAATGATGACAATGATCAAAGCCATATATATATCGATAATGAAAATTCCATACATGAATACGAAAAGCAAAAGGAAGCAGAAAAAAGAAAAGAAGAAATTCACCAATATATAAGTCACCTACAGGATTTTGGACTGACATTTGAAGATCTCATTGAAAACTCTCCAAAACATGCTGATGCTAGGAAGGGAGCGATCATGATCGCCAAGCTGTTAATGGATGACGATGAACTGAAAGAAATCCTGTTTGCCAAAAAGCGGTTGCCAGTTAAACAGCTTGAGGGAAAGGTGGAAGTGAGCAGAAAAACGATTGAACGGAACCGAAAGTACATCATTGCTGTGGCAATCATCATAAACGGAGATTTTTTGTACTTGAATGATTATATAAAAGGGGCTATCAATGGATGA